One Planctomycetaceae bacterium genomic window, AACCGGAATCGTGCATCAGGTGAATCTGGAATACCTGGCCAGCGTTGTGATGGTCACGGACGGAGTCGCTTACCCCGACAGTCTGGTCGGTACCGACAGTCATACGACGATGATCAACGGTCTGGGAGTCGTCGGCTGGGGCGTTGGCGGAATTGAAGCCGAAGCTGTGATGCTGGGGCAGCCGATTTACATGCTGACTCCGGAAGTCGTGGGCTTCAAACTGACCGGCCGGCTTCCTGAAGGAGCCACCGCGACCGATCTGGTACTGACGGTGACTCAGATGCTGCGTGCTCACGGCGTTGTCGGCAAATTCGTCGAATTCTACGGCGAAGGCATGGCAAAGCTGGGACTGGCCGACCGGGCGACTTTGGCCAATATGGCTCCGGAGTACGGCGCGACGATGGGCTTCTTCCCTGTGGATGCCGAGACACTTCGGTATCTGGAACGGACCGGCCGTTCGAAGGAACTGGTCGATCTGGTCGAACGCTACACGAAGGAACAGGGATTGTTCCGTACCGATGATTCACCGGAACCGCGATTCAGCAGCTCACTGAGTCTGGACATGAATACCGTCGTGCCGTCACTGGCCGGTCCGAAACGGCCCCAGGACCGAATCATGCTGACGGCGATGAAAAGTCAGTGGGAACAGGATCTGCGAAATGTCTTTGGCCGTCCGACTGCCGCAAAGGATTCAACGACGGAATCAATGGTGTCAGAAGGCGGCCCGACACCGGCGATGGCAACGGCGGAATCGCCGGCAAACGGAATGAATGGCGTGGAAATTGACGTCGACGGCGGGAAGGCCCGGATAAGAGACGGCCACGTCGTCATCGCCGCCATCACAAGCTGCACCAACACCAGCAATCCCAGCGTGATGATCGGGGCCGGACTGCTGGCCCGCAATGCGGTCGAAAAAGGACTTCGGCAGAAGCCGTGGGTGAAGACCAGTCTTGCTCCCGGAAGTCGCGTTGTTACCGACTACCTGGAAAAATCCGGACTGAACGCTTCGCTCGACGCGCTTGGTTTCCAGACGGTTGGCTACGGCTGCACGACATGCATCGGAAACAGCGGTCCTTTGCCGAAGGTTGTTGGCGACGCCGTTGACAAGGGCGATTTGGTGGTCTCCGCCGTCTTGTCCGGCAACCGAAACTTCGAAGGTCGGGTCAATCCGCAGGTCAAAGCCAACTATCTGGCCAGTCCGCCGCTGGTTGTCGCCTACGCAATTGCGGGTACGGTGGATATCGACATGGATAGCGAAGCGCTCGGTCAGGACTCCTCCGGCAATGACGTGTACCTGCGCGACATCTGGCCGAGTCAGCAGGAAATCGCCGACACGATCGCTTCGTCCATGTTGCCGGACATGTTCAAACAACAATATGGCCATGCCACCGAAGGGCCTCCCGAATGGCAGGCGATCAGAAGTTCCGACGGCGATCTCTACGAATGGAACCCCGACAGCACGTACGTTCAGGAACCGCCGTTTTTTGTCGACATGCCGACCGAACCGGCTCCGATTATGTCGATCAACGGGGCGCGGTGTCTGGTGTCCGTGGGCGATTCGACAACGACCGATCACATCAGCCCGGCCGGTTCGATCAAGCCATCGAGTCCCGCCGGAAAATACCTGCAGGAACAGGGAGTCGCCGTCGCGGACTTCAACAGCTACGGCAGCCGCCGCGGCAATGACCGAGTCATGACGCGCGGGACGTTTGCCAACATCCGCCTGAAAAACAAGCTCGCTCCCGGGACGGAAGGCAGTGTGACGATCCACTTTCCATCCGGCGAACAGACATCCATCTATGATGCCGCGATGAAATATCAGAAGGAAGGAACGCCGCTGATTGCTCTTGCGGGCGCTGAATACGGTACGGGATCGTCCCGCGACTGGGCGGCGAAGGGAACGTTTCTGCTGGGGATCAAGGCCGTCATTGCCACCAGCTTTGAACGCATTCATCGCAGCAATCTGGTCGGGATGGGAGTCCTGCCGCTGCAGTTCCGTGACGGCGAAAGTCGCGAGTCACTGGGTCTGGACGGCACGGAACTCTTCGATATTCGACTGGACGATAACCTGCAGCCTCGTCAGGCCGTCGAAGTTGTCGCCTGCCGCCCGGACGGCGAAAACACGCACTTCGTCACGACCTGCCGCATCGATACGCCAGTGGAAGTCGTCTACTATCGCAACGGAGGAATTCTGCACACGGTGTTGAGGCAGTTGGCGAAGGGCTGATTTTCGATTCGTGCAGTGTCACAGGTGCCGGCACAGTTAGAATGAGGTCAAAACCAAACGTGGCTGGCACGTGGCTGAACTCTGCCAACGGGGGTGGCTGATGTCGATATTTCAAAGCTCGGAACCAAAAGTGAAGGTCAGGTTGACCTACGATGATCTGGTCCAGTTTCCGGAAGACGGCAGGCGGCACGAGATCATCGATGGGGTCCACTACATGAGTCCGTCCCCGGTTCCGTACCATCAGGTGCTCAGTCGTGAACTGCTGATCCAGCTCTGTGAGGCGTTTCGCGAGATTGGTCTCGGTCAGGTTTTTCACGCACCGATCGACGTTCAGTTCAGCGAACACGATGTCGTTGAGCCGGATCTGATCGTGGTTCTCAATGACAACCCCATCGTGACGGAAAGCAGAATCGTCGGCGTTCCGGATCTGCTGATTGAAATTCTGTCACCGTCCACATCCGACCGTGACCGGAATCTGAAGAAGCGGCTGTATGAAAGTTACGGCGCGCCGGAATACTGGATTGTCGACCCTGACAGGAAAGTTGTTCAGCAATACGTTTTTGAAGGCGCCGCCTACGCGGAACCGGTTTCGTGTCCGGAGCAGATCACATATCGGGGCGTCGACAATGTTGTGGTTGACCTGCTGAAGATCTGGTAGCGGTCAGCGCAGCCGCTCGTCCATCCGCCCAGCCATCCATCCGCGATAGCTGTCAGAAGCACTCGATACCCTTCAGCCGCTTGCGCATCGCAAGGAACGATTCCAGCAATTGAGCCGGAATCTGCGGCTGACGAGCGATCAGTGATACCAGGTCGGATCGCACGACCATCCGAGCCGGAATTTCGTCGATGGAAAGTTCGCACCACGTACTGCGGCGGTCGTATTCGATCGTCAGAGAATTGTCATCGCGGTCTTCGACGTGATCGATGAAAGCCTCCAGATCAATCATCGCCGGCGGCGTGAATTCGACGGTATCAAATGACTGACCGAACACCGACGCGAACTCGCCGCTGAACAATTGCTCCGGGCTGCGGAATTCCGATACCTGGCGCCGCCAGATGGCCTGCGATGTTTTGGTGGAATCGAGCGTCACGGAAACCCGGTAGTCGAACCATGGCGTGGAAATTCGTGCCGCTCCGTTTTCCGGATCGCTGACCTGCAGTTCCGTGCGCCGAAAGCGAAACTGGCGGCGAAACTGAGCGAAGTGTTCGTCCAGATCGCGGCTCAGATCTGCTGCCGCAATACGCGCCACAAATGCCGAGGCCCGGTCCGAAGCTTCCGCGGGAACCTGATGACCTTTGCGAAATCCGCTCAGGTCGCGCACCCGAGTCGTCTGTTCCCGCACAAGTGCGACGTCGATCATGCCTGCGTCGTTGTCATTCATGACCGAAGGAATACCGCCGGTATCCCCGTGTTTCAACTGAACCGATGTGCTCGACGGTTGCGATTGCGTCCGTCGCCCGGCATGCGCAGTCGCTCGCCGAAACATGCCGGATAGCGCATGATTCGCGGCTACTGTCGCGGTCCCCACCGCGCAATCGCGGCCAGAGGAATGCCGGGCGATGTTGCCGTCTGATGACTCCACATTCCGTCAGGACCGATTCGCCGCCGTGCGACGCCGGATGATCAACGGTCATCTGAAGGCCCGCGGCATTTCGGACGACCGTGTGCTGGCGGCCATGGCCGGCGTGGCTCGCGAAGAATTCGTTCCCGCAGCCCTGCAAGACCTCGCCTACGACGATCGCGCGCTGAAGATTGGTCTGGGGCAGACGATTTCTCAGCCGTACACCGTTGCCTTTATGTGCCAGGCCGCGCTGCCGGGCGAACGTGACCGCGTGCTGGAAATCGGCACGGGATCGGGATACGGAGCCGCGGTATTGTCGCGACTGGCCGAACACGTGGACACCATCGAACGTTTGCCCGAGTTGGCCGAAACGGCGCGCTGCCGGCTGCGCGACACGGGCTGCAGCAATGTCACGGTCCACGTCGGCGACGGAAGCCGCGGACTGCCGGAACAAGCTCCCTTCGATGCAATCATCGTCACG contains:
- the acnA gene encoding aconitate hydratase AcnA gives rise to the protein MPSSNPFGAEATLSSASGDVRYFRLRKLAEDGVGDIDTLPYSIRVLLEACLRHVDDFIVTADDVNNLANWNAQSPAEVEVPFKPGRVVLQDFTGVPAVVDLAALRSAMVRMGGDPTKINPLVPCDLVVDHSVQVDEFASRLALKHNVEIEFERNAERYEFLRWGQKAFRNFSVVPPATGIVHQVNLEYLASVVMVTDGVAYPDSLVGTDSHTTMINGLGVVGWGVGGIEAEAVMLGQPIYMLTPEVVGFKLTGRLPEGATATDLVLTVTQMLRAHGVVGKFVEFYGEGMAKLGLADRATLANMAPEYGATMGFFPVDAETLRYLERTGRSKELVDLVERYTKEQGLFRTDDSPEPRFSSSLSLDMNTVVPSLAGPKRPQDRIMLTAMKSQWEQDLRNVFGRPTAAKDSTTESMVSEGGPTPAMATAESPANGMNGVEIDVDGGKARIRDGHVVIAAITSCTNTSNPSVMIGAGLLARNAVEKGLRQKPWVKTSLAPGSRVVTDYLEKSGLNASLDALGFQTVGYGCTTCIGNSGPLPKVVGDAVDKGDLVVSAVLSGNRNFEGRVNPQVKANYLASPPLVVAYAIAGTVDIDMDSEALGQDSSGNDVYLRDIWPSQQEIADTIASSMLPDMFKQQYGHATEGPPEWQAIRSSDGDLYEWNPDSTYVQEPPFFVDMPTEPAPIMSINGARCLVSVGDSTTTDHISPAGSIKPSSPAGKYLQEQGVAVADFNSYGSRRGNDRVMTRGTFANIRLKNKLAPGTEGSVTIHFPSGEQTSIYDAAMKYQKEGTPLIALAGAEYGTGSSRDWAAKGTFLLGIKAVIATSFERIHRSNLVGMGVLPLQFRDGESRESLGLDGTELFDIRLDDNLQPRQAVEVVACRPDGENTHFVTTCRIDTPVEVVYYRNGGILHTVLRQLAKG
- a CDS encoding Uma2 family endonuclease — encoded protein: MSIFQSSEPKVKVRLTYDDLVQFPEDGRRHEIIDGVHYMSPSPVPYHQVLSRELLIQLCEAFREIGLGQVFHAPIDVQFSEHDVVEPDLIVVLNDNPIVTESRIVGVPDLLIEILSPSTSDRDRNLKKRLYESYGAPEYWIVDPDRKVVQQYVFEGAAYAEPVSCPEQITYRGVDNVVVDLLKIW
- a CDS encoding protein-L-isoaspartate(D-aspartate) O-methyltransferase yields the protein MLPSDDSTFRQDRFAAVRRRMINGHLKARGISDDRVLAAMAGVAREEFVPAALQDLAYDDRALKIGLGQTISQPYTVAFMCQAALPGERDRVLEIGTGSGYGAAVLSRLAEHVDTIERLPELAETARCRLRDTGCSNVTVHVGDGSRGLPEQAPFDAIIVTAAAPHLPQPLADQLAEGGRLVIPIGDSTYGQSMMRFTRQGADLISDNLGGFVFVPLIGEFGVPEDDDSETDLEPRIGF